A single genomic interval of Orcinus orca chromosome 19, mOrcOrc1.1, whole genome shotgun sequence harbors:
- the TMC6 gene encoding transmembrane channel-like protein 6 isoform X7 yields MPSRTIGRSRGAIISQYYSRTVRLRRRAGRPQLRDVGRSARPSLRLYDLELDPAVLEEEEKRGLLVKELQGLTVAQRDHMLRGMPLSLAEKRCLREESRPPRGKRRVRGRHGLLSCCSRLRDSCILASHNLGLALLSGLQALMPWHYALKRIGGQFGSSVLSYFLFLKTLLAFNTLLLLPLLAFIVAVQAAFPPAPSGSTPAFRGLELLTGGGCFTHTVMYYGYYSNATLNQPCASPLDGGQCTPAAGGLPYNMPLAYLFTVGVAFFITCITLVYSMSRSFGESYRVGSTSGVHAVTVFCSWDYKVTQKWASRLQHDNIRTQLKELLAEGQLWQRPRRACGRLQQAAVLGLVLLLCLGTTLVCALAVYTFSELMIQQSRVSAERDWVLLALPLVVCLLNLGAPYLFRVLAVLERHDSPVLEVYVAICRNLILKVVIVGILCYHWLGRRVGTLKDQCWEDFVGQELYRLMVMDFIFTLLDTLLGELVWRLISEKRSQRKGKPEFDIAGNVLELIYGQTLTWLGVLFSPLLPAMQIIKLLFLFYVKKTSLMANCQAPRRPWKASHMSTVFISLLCFPSFLGAAVFLCYAIWQVKPSSICGPFRTLDTMYEAGKVWVRQLEEAGPGVSWLPWIHRYLVESAFPIYLASALLLAVIYLNIQVVKGQRKVICLLKEQLSNEGEDKIFLINKLQRIYERKERSRVGRTEEAVMPPAVFTDDWDAQ; encoded by the exons ATGCCCAGTCGCACCATTG GCCGGAGCCGCGGCGCCATCATCTCCCAGTACTACAGCCGTACAGTGAGGCTGCGCCGCAGGGCCGGCCGGCCTCAGCTCAGAGATGTGGGCCGCTCAGCCCGGCCCAGCCTCCGCCTGTACGACCTGGAGCTGGACCCCGCggtcctggaggaggagg AGAAGCGGGGCCTCCTGGTGAAGGAGCTTCAGGGCCTGACGGTGGCCCAGCGGGACCACATGCTCCGGGGGATGCCGCTGAGCCTGGCCGAGAAACGCTGCCTGCG AGAGGAGAGCCGGCCCCCGAGGGGCAAGCGGAGGGTCCGGGGGCGCCATGGGCTCCTCTCCTGCTGCAGCCGGCTGCGCGACAGCTGTATCCTG GCGTCGCACAACCTGGGGCTCGCGCTGCTCTCGGGGCTGCAGGCCCTGATGCCCTGGCACTATGCCCTGAAGCGGATCGGGGGCCAGTTCGGCTCCAGCGTTCTCTCCTACTTCCTCTTCCTCAagaccctgctggccttcaacacgctgctgctgctgccactactGGCCTTTATCGTGGCTGTGCAGGCCGCCTTCCCGCCTGCGCCCTCGGGCTCCACGCCCGCCTTCAGGGGCCTGGAGCTTCTCACAGGCGGG GGCTGCTTCACCCACACCGTCATGTACTACGGCTACTATAGTAACGCGACGCTGAACCAGCCGTGTGCCTCCCCACTGGATGGCGGCCAGTGCACGCCTGCGGCGGGCGGCCTGCCCTACAACATGCCCCTGGCCTACCTCTTCACCGTGGGGGTAGCTTTCTTTATCACCTGCATCACTCTGGTGTACAG CATGTCCCGCTCTTTTGGGGAGAGCTACCGGGTAGGCAGCACTTCGGGGGTCCATGCCGTCACTGTTTTCTGTTCCTGGGACTACAAAGTGACTCAGAAATGGGCCAGCCGCCTCCAGCACGACAATATCCGAACCCAGCTGAAG GAGCTGCTGGCCGAGGGACAGCTGTGGCAGCGCCCCCGGAGGGCGTGCGGACGGCTGCAACAGGCGGCCGTGCTGGGGCTCGTTTTGCTGCTGTGTTTGGGGACCACGCTGGTGTGCGCCCTGGCCGTCTACACCTTCTCAGAGCTCATGATCCAG CAGAGCCGTGTGTCTGCTGAGCGGGACTGGGTGCTGCTGGCCTTGCCCCTGGTGGTCTGCCTTCTCAACTTGGGGGCCCCCTACCTGTTCCGCGTCCTGGCCGTCCTGGAGCGGCACGACTCCCCGGTGCTAGAGGTGTACGTGGCCATCTGCAG GAACCTCATCCTCAAGGTGGTCATCGTGGGGATTCTTTGCTACCACTGGCTGGGCCGCAGGGTGGGCACCCTGAAGGACCAG TGTTGGGAGGACTTTGTGGGCCAGGAGCTGTACCGGCTCATGGTGATGGACTTCATCTTCACACTGCTGGACACGCTTCTGGGGGAGCTGGTGTGGAG GCTCATCTCTGAGAAGAGGTCTCAGAGGAAGGGGAAGCCTGAGTTCGACATTGCGGGGAATGTTCTGGAGCTGATTTACGGGCAGACCCTGACCTG GCTGGGGGTCCTCTTCTCCCCGCTCCTCCCCGCCATGCAGATCATCAAACTGCTGTTCCTCTTCTACGTCAAGAAG ACCAGCCTGATGGCCAACTGCCAGGCGCCCCGCAGGCCCTGGAAGGCCTCCCATATGAGCACCGTCTTCATCTCGCTGCTCTGCTTCCCCTCCTTTCTGGGCGCTGCCGTCTTCCTCTGCTACGCCATCTGGCA GGTGAAGCCCTCGAGCATCTGCGGCCCCTTCCGGACCCTGGACACCATGTATGAGGCAGGCAAGGTGTGGGTGCGCCAGCTGGAGGAGGCGGGCCCCGGGGTTTCCTGGCTGCCCTGGATCCACCGGTACCTGGTGGAAAGTGCCTTCCCCATCTACTTGGCGTCGGCTCTGCTGCT GGCCGTGATCTACCTCAACATCCAGGTGGTGAAGGGCCAGCGGAAAGTCATCTGCCTCCTCAAGGAGCAGCTAAGCAAC GAGGGGGAAGACAAAATCTTCTTAATCAACAAGCTTCAGCGCATCtatgagaggaaggagaggagcag GGTTGGTAGAACCGAGGAGGCCGTGATGCCCCCGGCCGTATTCACAGACGACTGGGATGCCCAGTAG
- the TMC6 gene encoding transmembrane channel-like protein 6 isoform X2 yields MSRSLAFVLNVPETPQDPEDSQEPSPYDESEVHDSFHQLIQEQSRWVAEEGLELQQRVLGAGALGASGSDRQALLGPEGAPVYSTATLRILASMPSRTIGRSRGAIISQYYSRTVRLRRRAGRPQLRDVGRSARPSLRLYDLELDPAVLEEEEKRGLLVKELQGLTVAQRDHMLRGMPLSLAEKRCLREESRPPRGKRRVRGRHGLLSCCSRLRDSCILASHNLGLALLSGLQALMPWHYALKRIGGQFGSSVLSYFLFLKTLLAFNTLLLLPLLAFIVAVQAAFPPAPSGSTPAFRGLELLTGGGCFTHTVMYYGYYSNATLNQPCASPLDGGQCTPAAGGLPYNMPLAYLFTVGVAFFITCITLVYSMSRSFGESYRVGSTSGVHAVTVFCSWDYKVTQKWASRLQHDNIRTQLKELLAEGQLWQRPRRACGRLQQAAVLGLVLLLCLGTTLVCALAVYTFSELMIQSRVSAERDWVLLALPLVVCLLNLGAPYLFRVLAVLERHDSPVLEVYVAICRNLILKVVIVGILCYHWLGRRVGTLKDQCWEDFVGQELYRLMVMDFIFTLLDTLLGELVWRLISEKRSQRKGKPEFDIAGNVLELIYGQTLTWLGVLFSPLLPAMQIIKLLFLFYVKKTSLMANCQAPRRPWKASHMSTVFISLLCFPSFLGAAVFLCYAIWQVKPSSICGPFRTLDTMYEAGKVWVRQLEEAGPGVSWLPWIHRYLVESAFPIYLASALLLAVIYLNIQVVKGQRKVICLLKEQLSNEGEDKIFLINKLQRIYERKERSRVGRTEEAVMPPAVFTDDWDAQ; encoded by the exons ATGTCCCGGTCGCTGGCTTTTGTCCTCAATGTCCCTGAGACCCCACAGGACCCAGAGGA CAGCCAGGAGCCCAGCCCCTATGATGAGAGCGAAGTGCACGACTCTTTCCACCAGCTCATCCAGGAGCAGAGCCGCTGGGTGGCCGAGGAGGGGCTGGAGCTGCAGCAGAGGGTGCTGGGGGCTGGAGCCCTGGGGGCCTCAG GCAGTGACCGCCAGGCCTTGCTGGGGCCCGAGGGCGCCCCTGTCTACAGCACGGCCACACTCCGCATCTTGGCCAGCATGCCCAGTCGCACCATTG GCCGGAGCCGCGGCGCCATCATCTCCCAGTACTACAGCCGTACAGTGAGGCTGCGCCGCAGGGCCGGCCGGCCTCAGCTCAGAGATGTGGGCCGCTCAGCCCGGCCCAGCCTCCGCCTGTACGACCTGGAGCTGGACCCCGCggtcctggaggaggagg AGAAGCGGGGCCTCCTGGTGAAGGAGCTTCAGGGCCTGACGGTGGCCCAGCGGGACCACATGCTCCGGGGGATGCCGCTGAGCCTGGCCGAGAAACGCTGCCTGCG AGAGGAGAGCCGGCCCCCGAGGGGCAAGCGGAGGGTCCGGGGGCGCCATGGGCTCCTCTCCTGCTGCAGCCGGCTGCGCGACAGCTGTATCCTG GCGTCGCACAACCTGGGGCTCGCGCTGCTCTCGGGGCTGCAGGCCCTGATGCCCTGGCACTATGCCCTGAAGCGGATCGGGGGCCAGTTCGGCTCCAGCGTTCTCTCCTACTTCCTCTTCCTCAagaccctgctggccttcaacacgctgctgctgctgccactactGGCCTTTATCGTGGCTGTGCAGGCCGCCTTCCCGCCTGCGCCCTCGGGCTCCACGCCCGCCTTCAGGGGCCTGGAGCTTCTCACAGGCGGG GGCTGCTTCACCCACACCGTCATGTACTACGGCTACTATAGTAACGCGACGCTGAACCAGCCGTGTGCCTCCCCACTGGATGGCGGCCAGTGCACGCCTGCGGCGGGCGGCCTGCCCTACAACATGCCCCTGGCCTACCTCTTCACCGTGGGGGTAGCTTTCTTTATCACCTGCATCACTCTGGTGTACAG CATGTCCCGCTCTTTTGGGGAGAGCTACCGGGTAGGCAGCACTTCGGGGGTCCATGCCGTCACTGTTTTCTGTTCCTGGGACTACAAAGTGACTCAGAAATGGGCCAGCCGCCTCCAGCACGACAATATCCGAACCCAGCTGAAG GAGCTGCTGGCCGAGGGACAGCTGTGGCAGCGCCCCCGGAGGGCGTGCGGACGGCTGCAACAGGCGGCCGTGCTGGGGCTCGTTTTGCTGCTGTGTTTGGGGACCACGCTGGTGTGCGCCCTGGCCGTCTACACCTTCTCAGAGCTCATGATCCAG AGCCGTGTGTCTGCTGAGCGGGACTGGGTGCTGCTGGCCTTGCCCCTGGTGGTCTGCCTTCTCAACTTGGGGGCCCCCTACCTGTTCCGCGTCCTGGCCGTCCTGGAGCGGCACGACTCCCCGGTGCTAGAGGTGTACGTGGCCATCTGCAG GAACCTCATCCTCAAGGTGGTCATCGTGGGGATTCTTTGCTACCACTGGCTGGGCCGCAGGGTGGGCACCCTGAAGGACCAG TGTTGGGAGGACTTTGTGGGCCAGGAGCTGTACCGGCTCATGGTGATGGACTTCATCTTCACACTGCTGGACACGCTTCTGGGGGAGCTGGTGTGGAG GCTCATCTCTGAGAAGAGGTCTCAGAGGAAGGGGAAGCCTGAGTTCGACATTGCGGGGAATGTTCTGGAGCTGATTTACGGGCAGACCCTGACCTG GCTGGGGGTCCTCTTCTCCCCGCTCCTCCCCGCCATGCAGATCATCAAACTGCTGTTCCTCTTCTACGTCAAGAAG ACCAGCCTGATGGCCAACTGCCAGGCGCCCCGCAGGCCCTGGAAGGCCTCCCATATGAGCACCGTCTTCATCTCGCTGCTCTGCTTCCCCTCCTTTCTGGGCGCTGCCGTCTTCCTCTGCTACGCCATCTGGCA GGTGAAGCCCTCGAGCATCTGCGGCCCCTTCCGGACCCTGGACACCATGTATGAGGCAGGCAAGGTGTGGGTGCGCCAGCTGGAGGAGGCGGGCCCCGGGGTTTCCTGGCTGCCCTGGATCCACCGGTACCTGGTGGAAAGTGCCTTCCCCATCTACTTGGCGTCGGCTCTGCTGCT GGCCGTGATCTACCTCAACATCCAGGTGGTGAAGGGCCAGCGGAAAGTCATCTGCCTCCTCAAGGAGCAGCTAAGCAAC GAGGGGGAAGACAAAATCTTCTTAATCAACAAGCTTCAGCGCATCtatgagaggaaggagaggagcag GGTTGGTAGAACCGAGGAGGCCGTGATGCCCCCGGCCGTATTCACAGACGACTGGGATGCCCAGTAG
- the TMC6 gene encoding transmembrane channel-like protein 6 isoform X6, protein MSRSLAFVLNVPETPQDPEDSQEPSPYDESEVHDSFHQLIQEQSRWVAEEGLELQQRVLGAGALGASGSDRQALLGPEGAPVYSTATLRILASMPSRTIGRSRGAIISQYYSRTVRLRRRAGRPQLRDVGRSARPSLRLYDLELDPAVLEEEEKRGLLVKELQGLTVAQRDHMLRGMPLSLAEKRCLREESRPPRGKRRVRGRHGLLSCCSRLRDSCILASHNLGLALLSGLQALMPWHYALKRIGGQFGSSVLSYFLFLKTLLAFNTLLLLPLLAFIVAVQAAFPPAPSGSTPAFRGLELLTGGGCFTHTVMYYGYYSNATLNQPCASPLDGGQCTPAAGGLPYNMPLAYLFTVGVAFFITCITLVYSMSRSFGESYRVGSTSGVHAVTVFCSWDYKVTQKWASRLQHDNIRTQLKELLAEGQLWQRPRRACGRLQQAAVLGLVLLLCLGTTLVCALAVYTFSELMIQQSRVSAERDWVLLALPLVVCLLNLGAPYLFRVLAVLERHDSPVLEVYVAICRNLILKVVIVGILCYHWLGRRVGTLKDQCWEDFVGQELYRLMVMDFIFTLLDTLLGELVWRLISEKRSQRKGKPEFDIAGNVLELIYGQTLTWLGVLFSPLLPAMQIIKLLFLFYVKKTSLMANCQAPRRPWKASHMSTVFISLLCFPSFLGAAVFLCYAIWQVKPSSICGPFRTLDTMYEAGKGRDLPQHPGGEGPAESHLPPQGAAKQRGGRQNLLNQQASAHL, encoded by the exons ATGTCCCGGTCGCTGGCTTTTGTCCTCAATGTCCCTGAGACCCCACAGGACCCAGAGGA CAGCCAGGAGCCCAGCCCCTATGATGAGAGCGAAGTGCACGACTCTTTCCACCAGCTCATCCAGGAGCAGAGCCGCTGGGTGGCCGAGGAGGGGCTGGAGCTGCAGCAGAGGGTGCTGGGGGCTGGAGCCCTGGGGGCCTCAG GCAGTGACCGCCAGGCCTTGCTGGGGCCCGAGGGCGCCCCTGTCTACAGCACGGCCACACTCCGCATCTTGGCCAGCATGCCCAGTCGCACCATTG GCCGGAGCCGCGGCGCCATCATCTCCCAGTACTACAGCCGTACAGTGAGGCTGCGCCGCAGGGCCGGCCGGCCTCAGCTCAGAGATGTGGGCCGCTCAGCCCGGCCCAGCCTCCGCCTGTACGACCTGGAGCTGGACCCCGCggtcctggaggaggagg AGAAGCGGGGCCTCCTGGTGAAGGAGCTTCAGGGCCTGACGGTGGCCCAGCGGGACCACATGCTCCGGGGGATGCCGCTGAGCCTGGCCGAGAAACGCTGCCTGCG AGAGGAGAGCCGGCCCCCGAGGGGCAAGCGGAGGGTCCGGGGGCGCCATGGGCTCCTCTCCTGCTGCAGCCGGCTGCGCGACAGCTGTATCCTG GCGTCGCACAACCTGGGGCTCGCGCTGCTCTCGGGGCTGCAGGCCCTGATGCCCTGGCACTATGCCCTGAAGCGGATCGGGGGCCAGTTCGGCTCCAGCGTTCTCTCCTACTTCCTCTTCCTCAagaccctgctggccttcaacacgctgctgctgctgccactactGGCCTTTATCGTGGCTGTGCAGGCCGCCTTCCCGCCTGCGCCCTCGGGCTCCACGCCCGCCTTCAGGGGCCTGGAGCTTCTCACAGGCGGG GGCTGCTTCACCCACACCGTCATGTACTACGGCTACTATAGTAACGCGACGCTGAACCAGCCGTGTGCCTCCCCACTGGATGGCGGCCAGTGCACGCCTGCGGCGGGCGGCCTGCCCTACAACATGCCCCTGGCCTACCTCTTCACCGTGGGGGTAGCTTTCTTTATCACCTGCATCACTCTGGTGTACAG CATGTCCCGCTCTTTTGGGGAGAGCTACCGGGTAGGCAGCACTTCGGGGGTCCATGCCGTCACTGTTTTCTGTTCCTGGGACTACAAAGTGACTCAGAAATGGGCCAGCCGCCTCCAGCACGACAATATCCGAACCCAGCTGAAG GAGCTGCTGGCCGAGGGACAGCTGTGGCAGCGCCCCCGGAGGGCGTGCGGACGGCTGCAACAGGCGGCCGTGCTGGGGCTCGTTTTGCTGCTGTGTTTGGGGACCACGCTGGTGTGCGCCCTGGCCGTCTACACCTTCTCAGAGCTCATGATCCAG CAGAGCCGTGTGTCTGCTGAGCGGGACTGGGTGCTGCTGGCCTTGCCCCTGGTGGTCTGCCTTCTCAACTTGGGGGCCCCCTACCTGTTCCGCGTCCTGGCCGTCCTGGAGCGGCACGACTCCCCGGTGCTAGAGGTGTACGTGGCCATCTGCAG GAACCTCATCCTCAAGGTGGTCATCGTGGGGATTCTTTGCTACCACTGGCTGGGCCGCAGGGTGGGCACCCTGAAGGACCAG TGTTGGGAGGACTTTGTGGGCCAGGAGCTGTACCGGCTCATGGTGATGGACTTCATCTTCACACTGCTGGACACGCTTCTGGGGGAGCTGGTGTGGAG GCTCATCTCTGAGAAGAGGTCTCAGAGGAAGGGGAAGCCTGAGTTCGACATTGCGGGGAATGTTCTGGAGCTGATTTACGGGCAGACCCTGACCTG GCTGGGGGTCCTCTTCTCCCCGCTCCTCCCCGCCATGCAGATCATCAAACTGCTGTTCCTCTTCTACGTCAAGAAG ACCAGCCTGATGGCCAACTGCCAGGCGCCCCGCAGGCCCTGGAAGGCCTCCCATATGAGCACCGTCTTCATCTCGCTGCTCTGCTTCCCCTCCTTTCTGGGCGCTGCCGTCTTCCTCTGCTACGCCATCTGGCA GGTGAAGCCCTCGAGCATCTGCGGCCCCTTCCGGACCCTGGACACCATGTATGAGGCAGGCAAG GGCCGTGATCTACCTCAACATCCAGGTGGTGAAGGGCCAGCGGAAAGTCATCTGCCTCCTCAAGGAGCAGCTAAGCAAC GAGGGGGAAGACAAAATCTTCTTAATCAACAAGCTTCAGCGCATCtatga